One window from the genome of Gemmatimonadota bacterium encodes:
- a CDS encoding class I SAM-dependent methyltransferase produces the protein MSEIMRARESAPDAHARGSAPDSENLEPDNLHRATIEYYNLRQVHGDMPHRIPRGPTPDLPAEQARMVRDSREAMRGRRVLEVASGTGSATREIAMTAASVTGIEIAPNMLNIAAASDNPSNVSYLAGDAFDLESITTGNSFNGGFAAGFLHTCPSSRYAEFLNGFHARLEGGSVVFMRSSRPTSPDAVSRLFRVAGHADQFMMRQLSDGSEYVMVENDPTEDELRSVFEPLSKDLRVHIGNYWWWIRYELP, from the coding sequence ATGAGCGAGATCATGCGCGCCCGGGAATCAGCGCCGGATGCACACGCCCGGGGATCAGCGCCGGATTCGGAAAACCTGGAACCGGATAACCTGCATCGGGCGACCATCGAGTACTACAACCTGCGGCAGGTCCATGGCGACATGCCGCACAGGATCCCACGGGGACCCACGCCTGATCTGCCCGCCGAACAGGCCAGGATGGTCCGGGATTCGCGGGAGGCCATGCGCGGACGCAGAGTGCTCGAGGTAGCGAGTGGTACGGGATCGGCGACCAGGGAAATCGCGATGACCGCGGCTTCCGTTACGGGCATAGAGATCGCTCCCAACATGTTGAACATAGCCGCGGCAAGCGACAACCCGTCCAACGTAAGTTACCTGGCAGGCGACGCATTCGACCTTGAGTCCATAACGACAGGCAATAGTTTTAACGGCGGTTTTGCGGCAGGATTTCTGCACACCTGTCCTTCTTCGAGATACGCGGAGTTTCTGAATGGTTTCCACGCCAGGTTAGAGGGAGGATCTGTCGTGTTCATGCGATCGTCCAGACCGACGAGCCCTGACGCTGTAAGCAGGCTCTTCAGGGTAGCGGGTCACGCGGACCAGTTCATGATGCGGCAGTTGTCCGACGGTTCCGAGTACGTCATGGTCGAGAACGATCCGACCGAAGATGAACTCAGGAGCGTATTCGAACCCCTGTCGAAGGATCTCAGGGTGCATATCGGCAACTACTGGTGGTGGATCCGGTACGAGTTGCCCTGA